The Streptomyces sp. V4I8 genome includes the window TGAACTGCCGGACGCCGAACGCGCCGCCGCCTTCACCGCCGAGACCGCCGCGCTGCGGCGGCTGCCCGACCAGGTGCGGGCCGCGCTCCCCGCGATCGCGGTGGCGAGCGGACGGTCCGGCCCGCTGGCCGGCCTGCGCACCGCGCTCTCCCTGCTCGGCGCGGCCCAGGGCTTCCGGCCGGTGTACGACATCGACGCCGACGCGCGCCGCCAGGACACCCTCGTCGCGGCCGGGGCCGTACCGACCCTGCTCACCGCGCTGCACCGGCTGGGCGCGGGGCTTGATCCCGTCGAGCCGCGCGAGGACCTGTCGTACGCGGCGAACTACCTGTACATGTTGACGGGAGCCGAGCCGGATGTGCGGCGGACGCGGGCCATCGAGCAATACTTGATCTCAACCATTGACCATGGATTCAATGCATCAACCTTCACCGCTCGCGTCATCGCCTCCACCGGGGCGGACGTCGCAGCCTGCCTCGTCGGAGCCGTGGGGGCGTTGTCGGGCCCCTTGCACGGAGGTGCCCCCAGTCGTGCGCTGGACACGCTGGACGCGATCGGCGCCCCTGACCGCATCGACGCCTGGATCCGCGATCGTGTCCTCGCCGGCGACCGCATCATGGGCTTCGGACACCCGGTCTACCGAACCGAGGACCCCCGATCCCGGATGCTCCGCGAGATAGCCCAGGACTTCGGCGGCCTGCGCGTCGAGTTCGCCGTGGAGGTGGAACGCCGCGTCGAGGCGATCCTCGCCGAGCTGAAGCCCGGCCGCGAGCTGCACACGAACGTCGAGTTCTACGCCGGCGTGGTCATGGAACTCTGCGGTCTGCCGCGCGAGATGTTCACACCGACGTTCGCCGCCGCGCGGGTCGTGGGCTGGAGCGCCAACATCCTGGAGCAGGCACGGGACTCGAAGATCATCAGGCCGGTGGCGCGGTATGTGGGGCCGGGGGCGCCGGTGGCCGTGCCGTCGGCCGACTGACCGGACACCAGGTCAGGGCGATGGGGGTACGTCCGGCTGCCGCGACTCCTGCATCGCCCGTTCGAAGATCCTGAACAGACGTCCT containing:
- a CDS encoding citrate synthase/methylcitrate synthase, with protein sequence MSVNRSATAFVEVPRGLAGVVVTDTEVGDVRGREGFYHYRQYSAVELARTRPFEDVWHLLVHGELPDAERAAAFTAETAALRRLPDQVRAALPAIAVASGRSGPLAGLRTALSLLGAAQGFRPVYDIDADARRQDTLVAAGAVPTLLTALHRLGAGLDPVEPREDLSYAANYLYMLTGAEPDVRRTRAIEQYLISTIDHGFNASTFTARVIASTGADVAACLVGAVGALSGPLHGGAPSRALDTLDAIGAPDRIDAWIRDRVLAGDRIMGFGHPVYRTEDPRSRMLREIAQDFGGLRVEFAVEVERRVEAILAELKPGRELHTNVEFYAGVVMELCGLPREMFTPTFAAARVVGWSANILEQARDSKIIRPVARYVGPGAPVAVPSAD